A single window of Xiphophorus hellerii strain 12219 chromosome 12, Xiphophorus_hellerii-4.1, whole genome shotgun sequence DNA harbors:
- the med22 gene encoding mediator of RNA polymerase II transcription subunit 22 isoform X3, with protein MANQRVLPQSKETLLQNYNKRLKDDIKSIMDNFTEIVKTAKIEDETQVSRPTQAEQDHYEMHVRAANIVRAGESLMKLVSDLKQFLILNDFPSVNDAISQQNQQLRALQDECDKKLTSLRDEIAVDLYELEEEYYSSRYK; from the exons ATGGCTAACCAGAGAGTGCTCCCTCAGAGCAAGGAGACTCTGCTGCAGAACTACAACAAGAGGCTCAAAGACGACATCAAGTCCATCATGGACAACTTCACGGAAATCGTCAAAACTGCAAAG atAGAGGATGAGACTCAGGTATCGCGACCCACTCAAGCAGAGCAAGACCACTATGAGATGCACGTCAGAGCTGCAAACATC GTTCGTGCCGGCGAGTCCCTGATGAAACTGGTGTCTGATCTGAAACAGTTCCTGATCCTGAATGACTTTCCCTCGGTGAACGATGCCATCAgtcagcagaaccagcagctccgTGCGCTGCAAGACGAGTGTGACAAGAAGCTGACATCGCTCCGAGATGAGATCGCTGTCGACCTCTATGAGCTAGAGGAAGAGTATTACTCCTCCAGGTACAAATAG